Proteins from a genomic interval of Drosophila melanogaster chromosome 2R:
- the Ehbp1 gene encoding Eps15 homology domain containing protein-binding protein 1, isoform F codes for MASVWKRLQRNFKRAAKFQFTASYHDLHLETTAKWRPSNLSIVWTRRSRRVASAPLPWEPDMMNPLVGNISWPVPDNHTISVTLFKDPRTHELEDKDWTFVIEDVTPMGKKRVLANASINMRKYASIESTQQSFTLSLKPVSKKITAASLELTISCVFLREGKATDEDMQSVVSMMSVNNNDVAPLDDLEDIPDLDGFSEITDNFNDFTQQLEHMTTSLNGCIDVATPQSVPSLSEDPTPLAESFNPLHFELDADGKREAANKLDLPTAASGGSSGAEESLKTPNGLQHVVDQTPIKSPDEVKQPKQTPVESLRSKTNEDFDKMVTSTPLEPNVNKDDVKPKKKRALFFTEKEDEQDLRVESVKEDTTKTIGDNSTTKEKPKEESQSSKDASSVVVPSAKRPELQPLNLKKSYEPSQTPESAPVPASVINESIGSCFSTSGSLNNSLKPVEKIVLKENTPGQDLLEWCKEVTKDYPNVKVTNLTTSWRNGMAFCAIIHHFVPELIDMSKLSAHDVVGNCRIGFDAAESLGIPRVIEPRDMNMLTVPDKLAVMTYLHQLRAHFTGKQLKIEQIGSTADESSYVIGDYKSDNLSQNRINFSHPKSLLLHQNSFDEEINGSNKSEQLSPTSKKDVKNLILYNSKNILDKVLSPTKDKNSINASQHANQSPMLSCQTTPPQDESLDKGSQPGGKENSSITTIDPQAASEERQQRLLEQARRLILETRVKSGGSIESPTRPKLERTISPIHNGAEEFYAEHAKKLELKEPGSPSHRLSDPKVLQSFNAIVERVSPKHEKRGDKLSYIDSELEALEREQEAIDQKASNLEAKLRAVMGGNPSNNRRGGARNSNPFLRLIRNSIGGGDVIRIKLLDSDDESLFGGGAGSGGGRSGACSEDDDRDTSSDSVCNSGDELHTRLRPRPRSHSCFVNKNHQSTINTPAHLRPHHVHHVVPYTHMLDSSPSALSSQQSSCDNLPACSDDDEVLAVAANGRAASLRRQQDRHRRRRQRRERRSHLCHTPNHCETEETEEQLLSQWFTLVNKKNALLRRQMQLNILEQEKDLERKYTMLNQELRAAQSVEDWRKTEVQREKERLLLEELMTIVDKRDQLVQHLHNQEIAIEDDQEIARKLEHVDISAEKDKCVLQ; via the exons ATGGCCAGCGTATGGAAGCGATTGCAGCGCAATTTCAAGCGAGCCGCCAAATTCCAGTTCACCGCATCGTACCACGATCTGCATCTGGAAACCACCGCCAAGTG GCGGCCGTCGAACCTCTCTATCGTTTGGACCAGAAGATCTAGACGAGTGGCCAGTGCTCCTTTGCCATGGGAGCCGGACATGATGAACCCCTTGGTGGGCAATATATCCTGGCCAGTGCCCGACAATCACACCATATCCGTCACCCTGTTTAAGGATCCTCGGACACACGAGCTGGAGGACAAGGACTGGACGTTTGTCATCGAAGAT GTCACTCCAATGGGCAAGAAACGTGTGCTGGCCAATGCCAGCATTAATATGAGGAAGTATGCCAGCATAGAATCCACTCAGCAGAGCTTTACCTTGAGCCTAAAGCCAGTCTCGAAGAAGATTACTGCAGCCAGTTTGGAGCTCACGATTAGCTGTGTATTTTTGCGAGAAGGAAAGGCTAC AGACGAGGACATGCAGAGCGTTGTCTCCATGATGTCCGTGAACAACAATGATGTGGCGCCTTTGGATGACTTGGAGGATATTCCAGATCTTGATGGCTTTAGTGAAATTACGGACAATTTTAATGACTTTACACAGCAACTGGAGCATATGACAACTAGCCTAAATGGCTGCATTGATGTGGCCACGCCTCAAAGTG TACCTTCGTTATCAGAAGATCCAACTCCGTTGGCCGAGTCATTTAATCCCTTGCATTTTGAACTAGACGCCGACGGCAAGCGGGAAGCTGCTAACAAGTTAGACTTGCCCACAGCTGCATCCGGTGGTTCTAGTGGTGCTGAAGAGTCCCTGAAAACGCCGAATGGATTGCAGCATGTGGTGGACCAAACGCCAATAAAGTCACCAGATGAAGTAAAGCAGCCAAAGCAGACGCCGGTGGAGTCATTGAGGTCCAAAACTAACGAGGACTTTGACAAAATGGTCACCTCAACGCCACTCGAACCCAACGTAAACAAGGATGATGTGAAGCCAAAGAAGAAGAGGGCTTTATTCTTCACTGAGAAGGAGGATGAGCAGGACTTAAGGGTGGAAAGTGTGAAGGAGGATACCACCAAGACTATCGGCGACAACAGCACCACTAAGGAAAAGCCCAAAGAAGAAAGCCAATCCAGTAAGGATGCCTCATCCGTGGTGGTTCCGAGTGCCAAGCGCCCTGAACTGCAGCCCCTAAATCTAAAGAAGAGTTACGAACCCTCGCAGACACCTGAATCCGCACCCGTACCCGCATCTGTGATAAACGAATCGATTGGATCGTGCTTTAGTACGTCTGGCTCGTTGAACAACAGCCTTAAGCCGGTGGAGAAGATCGTGCTGAAGGAGAACACGCCCGGGCAGGATCTGCTGGAGTGGTGCAAAGAAGTTACCAAAGACTACCCCAATGTTAAGGTTACCAACCTGACGACCAGCTGGCGCAACGGCATGGCCTTCTGCGCTATTATTCATCATTTTGTGCCGGAGCTCAT TGACATGTCTAAGCTGAGCGCCCATGACGTAGTTGGCAATTGTCGAATTGGCTTCGATGCGGCGGAATCATTAGGAATACCTCGTGTAATCGAGCCGCGCGACATGAATATGCTCACGGTACCGGACAAGTTGGCCGTGATGACCTATTTGCATCAGTTGCGGGCGCACTTTACCGGCAAGCAGCTAAAAATTGAGCAAATCG gttcaACGGCAGACGAGTCGAGCTACGTTATTGGAGACTACAAGTCGGACAATTTGTCGCAGAATCGCATTAACTTTTCGCACCCCAAGTCGTTGTTGCTGCATCAAAACTCATTCGATGAGGAGATAAATGGTTCAAATAAATCGGAGCAACTTTCACCCACAAGCAAAAAGGATGTGAAGAATTTGATTCTGTACAACTCGAAGAATATTCTGGACAAGGTGCTGTCGCCCACCAAGGACAAGAACTCGATCAACGCATCGCAGCATGCAAATCAATCGCCGATGTTGAGCTGCCAGACAACACCGCCGCAGGATGAATCACTGGATAAAGGGTCACAACCGGGTGGCAAGGAGAACAGCTCCATAACCACCATTGATCCGCAGGCGGCCAGT GAGGAGAGGCAGCAGCGTCTGCTGGAACAGGCTCGTCGCCTTATCCTGGAGACTCGTGTGAAGAGCGGTGGTTCCATCGAGAGTCCCACCAGGCCCAAGCTGGAGCGCACCATCTCGCCGATCCACAACGGAGCCGAGGAATTCTATGCGGAGCACGCGAAAAAGCTGGAGCTTAAGGAGCCAGGCAGTCCTAGTCATAGGTTAAGTGATCCGAAGGTCCTACAGTCCTTCAACGCAATCGTGGAGCGCGTCTCACCAAAGCACGAGAAGAGG GGTGACAAGCTGTCCTACATCGATTCCGAGCTGGAGGCCCTGGAGCGGGAGCAGGAGGCTATCGACCAGAAGGCCAGCAATCTGGAGGCCAAGCTGCGCGCCGTAATGGGCGGCAATCCAAGTAATAATCGTCGGGGTGGCGCTAGAAACAGCAACCCCTTCCTTAGGCTAATCCGAAATAGTATTGGTGGTGGTGATGTGATACGTATTAAGCTGCTCGATTCGGATGACGAGAGCCTTTTTGGTGGAGGTGCCGGTAGTGGTGGCGGTCGGAGCGGGGCGTGTAGCGAGGACGACGATAGGGACACGTCCAGCGATAGTGTCTGCAACTCAGGCGACGAGTTGCACACGAGGCTACGCCCCCGGCCACGCTCCCATTCGTGCTTTGTGAACAAGAACCATCAATCGACCATCAACACGCCCGCTCATCTGCGCCCGCATCATGTACATCACGTTGTGCCCTATACCCACATGCTAGACAGCTCCCCGTCGGCGCTCTCCTCGCAGCAGTCTTCCTGTGATAATCTGCCTGCGTGCAGCGATGATGACGAGGTCCTGGCGGTGGCGGCCAACGGTCGTGCGGCCTCGTTGCGGCGGCAGCAGGATCGTCATAGGCGACGCCGTCAGAGGCGGGAGCGGCGCTCCCATTTATGTCACACTCCCAATCATTGTG AGACCGAGGAGACAGAGGAGCAACTGCTATCGCAATGGTTTACGCTGGTCAACAAGAAGAACGCACTCCTCCGGCGACAGATGCAGCTAAATATACT CGAGCAAGAAAAAGATTTGGAGCGAAAATATACAATGCTTAATCAAGAGCTGCGGGCGGCGCAATCTGTGGAAGATTGGCGCAAAACGGAAGTTCAGCGTGAAAAGGAGCGACTGCTGCTCGAGGAACTGATGACGATTGTCGACAAGCGCGACCAGTTGGTTCAGCACTTGCACAACCAAGAGATAGC GATCGAAGACGACCAGGAGATCGCGAGGAAACTGGAGCACGTGGACATCAGTGCTGAAAAAGACAAATGTGTTCTTCAATAG